The Enterococcus sp. 7F3_DIV0205 genome has a window encoding:
- a CDS encoding helix-turn-helix domain-containing protein, whose amino-acid sequence MKYLDFLDDDDKEKAQLLTTLQRYNEQFLSKKKLLELTGLSKFLLERYLAELNKEYPQLRISEEYYDEIAFQPISNEIIQELQYHYAERSPKFRFFIEVLVEEKSIKKFQAEQHIAKTTLYQIRTKVISNLKKAGLSIQKNKLIGPEARVRSVIFDIISYFYFGERYPFTHSEQKIQQLLQQLVSYFNLDLTFLQKRKLALFLQIMQSRRLNHHDLQENFCTVGAKTQQQFGSQLAMLKKVLQSSIPTSAEEESHYVLLFLFVSDMFDCDLSFNDDLLAETKDTAKQLVTKLSDAFQLTQKQEKYLYHSFLKKVLGLSIFRQNYTTFVDISAYSYFSEVYNPLHKLVLRFIRKNHFCLSLNLSKNEQAKLYYDFMFSILAFLEPSQFGNPITIYIDFSHGSAYTEYISQSLQRFRDLNIVIQKRFNNTTQLSISDYKITELTCPQIIWKQPPSPSDWAKFADLVVELREVENEKLEMF is encoded by the coding sequence ATGAAATACTTAGATTTTTTAGATGATGATGACAAAGAAAAAGCTCAACTATTAACCACATTACAACGATACAATGAACAATTTTTAAGTAAAAAAAAGTTATTGGAATTGACTGGTCTATCAAAATTTTTATTAGAACGCTACCTCGCTGAGTTAAACAAAGAATATCCTCAACTTCGTATATCAGAAGAATATTATGATGAAATCGCCTTTCAGCCAATCTCTAATGAAATCATTCAAGAGTTGCAATACCACTATGCAGAGCGTTCACCTAAATTTCGCTTTTTTATTGAAGTGTTAGTAGAAGAAAAATCAATCAAAAAATTTCAGGCAGAACAGCATATAGCTAAAACTACGCTTTATCAGATTCGTACCAAGGTGATATCTAATTTAAAAAAAGCAGGTCTGTCTATACAAAAAAATAAACTAATTGGACCAGAAGCACGAGTTCGTTCCGTTATTTTTGATATTATCTCCTATTTTTATTTTGGCGAACGCTATCCGTTTACTCATTCTGAACAAAAAATACAGCAACTCCTACAACAATTAGTCAGTTACTTTAACTTAGACCTAACTTTTCTACAAAAAAGAAAGCTTGCTTTATTTCTTCAGATCATGCAAAGTCGAAGACTAAATCACCATGATTTACAAGAAAATTTTTGTACAGTAGGAGCAAAAACCCAACAGCAATTTGGTTCACAACTAGCGATGCTAAAAAAAGTACTACAATCTTCTATACCGACTTCGGCAGAAGAGGAAAGTCATTATGTTTTATTGTTCTTATTTGTCTCTGATATGTTTGATTGTGATTTATCCTTCAATGATGACCTATTGGCAGAAACAAAAGATACTGCGAAACAATTAGTAACAAAATTATCAGATGCTTTCCAACTAACCCAAAAACAGGAGAAATACTTATATCATTCATTTTTAAAAAAAGTACTAGGCTTGTCTATTTTTAGGCAAAACTATACGACTTTTGTAGATATTTCCGCTTATAGCTACTTTTCAGAAGTTTACAATCCGTTACACAAGCTTGTTTTAAGATTTATTCGAAAAAATCATTTTTGTTTGTCTTTGAATCTTTCTAAAAATGAACAAGCCAAACTTTATTATGATTTCATGTTTTCTATTTTAGCGTTCTTAGAGCCTTCTCAGTTCGGTAATCCCATAACTATTTATATTGATTTTTCACATGGTAGTGCCTATACCGAATACATTAGCCAAAGCTTACAACGTTTTCGAGATTTGAATATCGTTATTCAAAAGAGATTTAATAATACGACTCAGCTCTCTATCTCCGATTACAAAATAACAGAGCTTACGTGTCCACAAATTATCTGGAAGCAGCCTCCTAGCCCATCAGATTGGGCTAAATTTGCTGATCTTGTCGTTGAATTAAGGGAGGTTGAAAATGAAAAATTGGAAATGTTTTAG
- a CDS encoding ABC transporter ATP-binding protein, with amino-acid sequence MITVKNLTKTIKNKTILKNVSLTVDKGEIIALVGPNGAGKTTLINCLTGLIRLTSGEIELFGKNPMNKKNKINLGVMLQESTTLENVKVKELFTLFRSFYSQPLSLEELLELTGLNEHQNTYTTKLSGGQKRRLTFGLSIIGNPELLFLDEPTTGMDVTSRKIFWEKINKLKEQGKTIILTTHYLEEIEKVATRILLMKQGEIVHDGTLKSIQSEMLQNKMSFQLLDKKDEAKLAELPHVSTIEKETEKITLYTTNSDETLLEIVATKISFKDLLIIPGNLETVFNTLVEEENK; translated from the coding sequence ATGATTACAGTAAAAAATCTAACAAAAACAATCAAGAATAAAACAATCTTAAAAAATGTATCACTAACTGTCGATAAAGGAGAAATCATCGCTTTAGTCGGACCCAATGGCGCAGGGAAAACAACCTTGATCAATTGTCTAACGGGGCTGATTCGCCTAACAAGTGGTGAAATCGAACTCTTTGGGAAAAATCCAATGAATAAAAAAAATAAAATCAATCTTGGTGTCATGCTTCAAGAAAGCACGACGTTAGAAAATGTTAAAGTCAAGGAACTGTTTACGTTATTTCGCAGCTTTTATTCTCAGCCGTTGTCACTAGAGGAATTATTAGAGTTGACAGGCTTAAACGAACATCAAAATACCTACACGACTAAATTATCCGGCGGACAAAAACGTCGTTTAACCTTTGGATTATCTATTATTGGCAACCCAGAACTGCTTTTTTTAGATGAACCAACAACGGGAATGGATGTCACTAGTCGTAAAATTTTCTGGGAAAAAATCAATAAGCTAAAAGAACAAGGCAAAACAATCATCTTAACCACGCATTACTTAGAAGAAATTGAAAAAGTAGCCACGCGGATTTTACTAATGAAACAAGGGGAAATCGTTCATGATGGTACATTGAAAAGTATTCAATCTGAAATGCTGCAAAATAAAATGAGCTTTCAGTTACTAGACAAAAAAGATGAAGCGAAGCTAGCTGAGTTACCCCATGTCTCAACAATCGAAAAAGAAACCGAAAAAATCACGCTTTATACCACAAATAGTGATGAAACACTGTTGGAAATAGTAGCAACTAAGATCAGTTTTAAGGATTTACTGATTATCCCAGGGAATTTAGAAACAGTTTTTAACACATTAGTCGAGGAGGAAAACAAATGA
- a CDS encoding ABC transporter permease, which produces MNALVIQTKTDLNRSLLRSKPFIFFSLGMPVGFYLLFTKVFNMGIPAEHMATFYKESMIQMATYSVMISSLFSFSMTLIEDRKQGVKQFLRLSPLPESIYYTSKIFTQFLINILLLIVIFLVGHFVNGVEMNAVAWLTSGLWILYGCLPITALATIISLVKDPNTASVLNNMVLMPLAIISGLWWPIEMFPDVVQKIAASLPTFYAAQGAKQLANGQRPDVKGILIIFVYFIVLMVLSIYLNGRKEEVKR; this is translated from the coding sequence ATGAACGCACTTGTTATACAAACGAAAACAGATTTAAACCGATCATTACTTAGAAGCAAACCATTTATCTTTTTTTCACTAGGAATGCCAGTGGGGTTCTATTTACTGTTTACTAAAGTATTTAATATGGGGATTCCAGCAGAACATATGGCTACTTTTTACAAGGAAAGTATGATTCAAATGGCGACATATAGCGTGATGATCAGTTCTTTATTTTCATTTTCTATGACCTTGATCGAAGATCGCAAGCAAGGGGTCAAACAGTTTTTACGATTATCACCGCTTCCAGAAAGTATCTACTATACTAGCAAAATTTTTACTCAATTTCTGATCAATATTTTATTGCTGATCGTTATTTTTTTAGTAGGTCATTTTGTTAATGGCGTGGAAATGAATGCAGTCGCTTGGCTGACTAGCGGTTTATGGATTTTATATGGTTGCTTACCGATTACAGCTCTGGCTACGATCATTAGCTTAGTGAAAGATCCTAATACTGCAAGCGTATTGAATAATATGGTGTTGATGCCATTAGCTATCATTAGCGGATTATGGTGGCCGATCGAGATGTTTCCAGACGTGGTTCAAAAAATCGCCGCATCTCTACCGACATTTTACGCAGCACAAGGAGCAAAACAATTGGCTAACGGACAACGACCAGATGTAAAAGGAATTTTGATCATTTTCGTTTATTTCATTGTCCTTATGGTATTATCAATATATCTGAATGGGCGCAAAGAAGAAGTAAAACGTTAG
- a CDS encoding response regulator transcription factor has product MIKLIIAEDQGLLSSALATILSLEEDLEVVGIAKNGVEALELIEKHQPDICLTDIEMPLKTGLDLAEALKGQAQKVMILTTFAREGYFERAVKANVAGYLLKDTPTDELIGNIRAVMQGKKFYSPELVTGLFLQQDNPLTEREQEVLLAVGEGLSSKEIAAKLFLTSGTVRNYMSEILNKLDAKNRIEAVSIAKEKGWI; this is encoded by the coding sequence ATGATTAAACTGATTATTGCAGAAGACCAAGGCTTATTGTCTTCTGCCTTGGCGACGATTTTAAGTTTGGAAGAAGATTTAGAGGTTGTGGGGATTGCTAAAAATGGTGTGGAAGCATTAGAATTGATAGAAAAACATCAACCAGATATTTGTTTGACAGATATTGAAATGCCGTTGAAAACGGGACTGGATTTAGCGGAAGCGTTAAAAGGTCAAGCACAAAAAGTTATGATCTTGACGACATTTGCCAGAGAAGGCTACTTTGAACGTGCGGTGAAAGCGAATGTAGCTGGTTATCTCTTAAAAGATACACCGACGGATGAATTGATCGGAAATATTCGGGCAGTCATGCAAGGTAAAAAGTTTTATTCACCTGAACTTGTAACAGGTCTATTTTTACAACAAGACAATCCGCTGACTGAGCGAGAACAAGAAGTGTTACTAGCAGTTGGTGAAGGCTTGTCTTCTAAGGAAATTGCTGCAAAATTATTTTTAACTAGTGGAACGGTACGAAATTATATGTCGGAAATCTTGAATAAATTGGACGCAAAAAATCGGATCGAGGCAGTGAGTATTGCAAAGGAAAAAGGGTGGATATAG
- a CDS encoding MucBP domain-containing protein translates to MKKTIISLFTLVMALFLVPLSSEAAQINFYDIDYLSPQEQAAIIKEKPSVSGKYEQYNLIYQKISAAATPNDNSNSGLSIGSKNDGMTAKPSSQSQLPKAGEFEHSNLLLYGSGFIVASLFIFYKRRKYSKLLLIIMIPAAISSSSMIALAAGEPLLPKENISISKDETKIIEPTLIEGYEYVGYYPDAEVVPPATESTVTVRYIDENSEEIHEAKTIHGTVGEGYDVSTEQFKLPIANYSLNENNLPNNSVGTFTKEAQTVTYEYQKEVVPEKGKVMIYYLDKNGVEIQPADTLSGEVDQPFHVEQKEISGYILEHTSGELDGVFSAEDQVVQLYYTDEAKINIHYIDKTSKQPLALNSLPFYAPYLKPDISDIDDYYYTSSYNGKTYEQGAIVPSDQLIVKVGTVYTLPKEIRFLITKPTGETMDYFFFPKPISPPGGGLIIEIDSYSNFLYFNEKPEYIPVNYTGTADQLEIDVTYEISYIGTAIPEP, encoded by the coding sequence ATGAAAAAGACTATCATCAGTTTATTTACTTTGGTAATGGCACTATTCTTGGTGCCTTTATCAAGCGAAGCGGCCCAGATCAACTTTTACGATATTGACTATCTTAGTCCACAAGAACAAGCTGCTATTATTAAGGAAAAGCCTTCAGTAAGTGGAAAGTATGAACAGTACAATCTTATTTACCAAAAAATATCAGCTGCTGCAACACCTAACGATAATTCTAATTCAGGATTATCCATTGGGTCAAAGAATGACGGGATGACTGCAAAACCAAGCAGTCAGTCTCAGTTGCCAAAAGCAGGAGAGTTTGAGCATTCTAACTTGTTGTTATATGGCAGTGGGTTTATAGTTGCGAGTTTGTTTATTTTTTATAAACGGAGAAAGTACAGTAAACTATTACTTATCATTATGATTCCAGCAGCTATAAGTAGTTCATCGATGATTGCCTTAGCGGCAGGAGAGCCTTTGCTTCCGAAAGAAAATATCTCGATTTCTAAAGACGAAACAAAAATCATTGAGCCAACTCTGATCGAAGGATATGAATATGTAGGATACTATCCAGACGCTGAAGTGGTTCCGCCAGCAACTGAATCCACGGTCACCGTACGTTATATAGATGAGAACAGTGAGGAGATTCATGAAGCCAAAACGATTCATGGAACTGTTGGGGAAGGTTATGATGTATCCACTGAACAATTTAAATTGCCTATAGCTAATTACAGCTTGAACGAAAACAACTTGCCAAATAATTCGGTTGGGACATTTACAAAAGAAGCTCAGACAGTTACATATGAATACCAGAAAGAAGTCGTTCCTGAAAAAGGAAAAGTAATGATTTATTATTTGGATAAAAATGGGGTAGAGATTCAGCCTGCGGATACATTAAGTGGCGAGGTAGATCAGCCATTTCATGTTGAACAAAAAGAAATCTCTGGCTACATACTTGAACATACTTCTGGTGAATTAGACGGAGTGTTTTCGGCCGAAGATCAAGTAGTTCAGCTTTATTACACAGATGAAGCGAAAATCAATATTCATTATATAGATAAAACAAGCAAACAACCTTTGGCATTAAATTCATTACCATTTTACGCACCTTACTTAAAACCTGATATAAGTGATATTGATGATTATTATTACACAAGTTCATACAATGGAAAGACGTATGAACAAGGTGCAATTGTGCCATCAGATCAATTAATCGTAAAAGTAGGCACAGTCTATACACTGCCAAAAGAAATCAGGTTTTTAATAACGAAACCTACTGGTGAGACAATGGATTACTTTTTCTTTCCAAAACCAATTTCACCACCAGGTGGTGGATTGATCATAGAGATCGACAGTTATTCAAATTTTCTATACTTTAATGAAAAGCCGGAATATATTCCTGTAAACTACACAGGAACTGCGGATCAGTTGGAAATTGATGTTACCTATGAAATAAGCTATATAGGTACTGCAATTCCTGAACCATAG
- a CDS encoding MucBP domain-containing protein, which produces MNAFKKRIGVLLLCISAFSYTNLVTTDKTFADEINHFQQLSTQASKNNDKMNSFDIIEQMDSTLKTFILSSLGKPIGDQLTYNDLAQLTSLYLSGESAAQITSFSGLEYAVNLDSFNMMTTTRVTDFSSLEKLTKLTYVRLQGENVTTENFPDLSNNPSINLISLTGANVDDQVLDKLIPLKSLEKLFIEYNENITTITPLKSLPKLKTLYIQYDGVADFTVLNAFPALTILGAYGQNIGKQQHSSTIHPTDFDYQSEAQTLFIPFSIMPNRLTNFDGYLPPFTTSNAVNNTILTFNNSQIAPERIQITGEGLLVSNVSQEEYEQLSSLSYSARIDNPAGSYLQPASYSFYSISNGIYNHKFNIVNPPEPGAPITVHYLDEVGNELASLELLKGNIGERYSSSAKEIPGWILIHTPENQTGVFTDQPQKITYNYTKAEGAPVIVDYVDVHGKKIAKSESLNGKLNDFYETSSKYLNNWQLRDLPQNSKGIFTAQEQIVTYVYEAEKNEVSINSNNFPVVPENTLNQEPLVLSYPDTLMPISETRTANDSLLPLTELPTMLKKKEGTFVIEPKTGKEKKELKKKKKTGTVTIKYVDEHGREISSSSTLHGEVGDSFSAIAKDLSH; this is translated from the coding sequence ATGAACGCTTTCAAAAAAAGAATCGGAGTTTTATTGCTTTGTATTAGTGCTTTTTCCTATACAAACTTAGTTACTACAGATAAAACATTTGCAGACGAAATCAACCACTTTCAACAGTTATCTACTCAAGCTTCAAAGAACAATGACAAGATGAATAGTTTCGATATCATAGAACAAATGGATTCCACTTTAAAAACATTCATTTTATCCAGTTTAGGCAAACCCATTGGAGACCAACTAACTTATAATGATTTGGCTCAGCTGACCTCTTTATATCTCTCTGGCGAATCCGCAGCGCAAATCACTAGTTTTTCTGGGTTAGAGTATGCAGTCAACTTGGATAGTTTCAATATGATGACCACAACACGTGTAACTGATTTCAGCTCATTGGAAAAACTGACAAAATTGACTTATGTACGACTTCAAGGTGAAAATGTTACCACTGAGAATTTTCCTGATCTGAGTAATAACCCATCGATCAATCTGATTTCTTTGACGGGTGCTAACGTTGATGATCAAGTTTTAGATAAATTGATTCCTCTGAAATCTTTAGAAAAACTTTTTATCGAATATAACGAAAATATCACAACCATCACTCCCCTAAAGTCCTTGCCTAAGTTAAAAACGCTATATATCCAATACGATGGTGTTGCTGACTTTACAGTGCTTAATGCATTCCCGGCTTTAACGATTTTAGGAGCCTATGGACAAAATATAGGAAAACAACAACATTCTAGTACGATCCACCCAACAGACTTCGATTATCAGTCTGAGGCTCAAACTCTTTTTATTCCGTTTTCAATTATGCCTAACAGGTTAACAAATTTTGACGGCTATCTACCACCGTTTACAACATCGAATGCTGTAAACAATACGATTCTCACATTTAATAATAGTCAAATAGCCCCTGAACGGATTCAAATCACAGGGGAAGGTCTTTTAGTCTCCAATGTTTCTCAAGAAGAATATGAACAATTATCTAGCTTGAGCTACAGTGCACGTATCGATAATCCTGCAGGCTCTTATCTGCAGCCTGCTTCATATTCTTTTTATTCTATCTCTAACGGTATATATAACCATAAATTTAATATTGTAAATCCCCCAGAACCAGGCGCTCCTATCACCGTACATTATCTAGACGAAGTGGGTAATGAGCTAGCCTCACTAGAACTACTAAAAGGGAATATCGGAGAACGATATAGCTCATCTGCTAAAGAAATTCCAGGTTGGATTTTGATTCATACTCCTGAAAATCAAACGGGTGTTTTCACTGACCAACCACAAAAAATAACATACAATTATACTAAAGCAGAGGGTGCACCTGTCATAGTCGACTATGTAGATGTTCATGGGAAAAAAATAGCAAAATCAGAAAGTTTAAATGGAAAGTTAAATGATTTCTATGAAACAAGTAGCAAATATCTGAACAATTGGCAACTAAGAGACTTACCGCAAAACAGCAAAGGAATATTTACAGCACAAGAGCAAATTGTAACCTATGTCTACGAAGCAGAAAAAAATGAGGTGTCAATAAACTCAAACAACTTCCCTGTAGTACCTGAAAATACACTAAACCAAGAACCATTAGTACTCTCTTATCCTGATACTCTGATGCCAATATCAGAAACAAGAACAGCCAATGACTCTTTGTTACCTCTAACTGAACTCCCAACTATGTTGAAGAAAAAGGAAGGGACATTTGTGATTGAGCCAAAAACAGGAAAAGAAAAGAAAGAATTGAAAAAAAAGAAGAAAACGGGAACTGTTACAATAAAATATGTCGATGAACATGGACGCGAAATATCTTCGTCAAGCACCTTACATGGTGAAGTTGGAGATTCATTTTCAGCAATTGCTAAAGATTTATCGCACTAG
- a CDS encoding peptide ABC transporter substrate-binding protein, translated as MKLKKSALLGLIAVSSMALVACGGNSKSEDNGSGTDEKVFRFIERQEMPSADPSLATDEVSFVALNNVYEGIYRLDKDSKPQPAGAAEMAEVSEDGLTYKIKLREDAKWTDDKPVTAADFVYGWQRTVDPATGSEYAYMFNSVKNAEKISKGKMKKEELGIKAISDHELEITLEKATPYFDYLLAFPSFLPQRQDIAEKYGKDYTTASDKAVYNGPFTLTDFDGPGTDTSWSYTKNEKYWDKDTVKLDKVAIDVVKEAPTSLNLFQDGQADEVPLSGELAQQMKNEPDYIVLKGASTFYLEPNQREADSPYRNVNLRRALSYAIDRKALVEQILANGSAIPTGLVPEGLAADPKTDEDFAKESGNEIVYDVDKAKESWKKAKDELGISTLSVDLLIDDTDNAKKMAEYLQGSLSDTLEGLKVSVSPVPFSVRLDRSNKGDFQIAVSAWGADYADPSSFLDLFTTNNSYNRGRYSNPEYDKLVESAATTNANNPEARWKDMLDAEKMITDDMGVIPLYQKAEAHLRSDKVKDVVYHSTGAKYDFKWAYIEE; from the coding sequence ATGAAATTAAAGAAAAGTGCCTTACTAGGCTTAATCGCAGTATCAAGCATGGCTCTAGTTGCATGTGGCGGAAACTCTAAAAGTGAGGACAACGGATCTGGCACTGATGAAAAAGTATTTAGATTTATTGAAAGACAAGAAATGCCTAGCGCAGATCCTTCATTAGCAACAGATGAAGTAAGCTTTGTAGCATTGAATAATGTTTACGAAGGAATTTATCGCTTAGACAAAGACAGTAAACCTCAACCTGCTGGAGCAGCCGAAATGGCAGAAGTCAGTGAAGATGGATTGACTTACAAAATTAAATTAAGAGAAGATGCAAAATGGACAGATGATAAACCAGTAACTGCAGCAGATTTCGTATATGGATGGCAGAGAACGGTTGATCCAGCAACTGGATCAGAATATGCTTATATGTTCAATTCTGTAAAAAATGCTGAAAAAATCTCTAAAGGTAAAATGAAAAAAGAAGAACTTGGCATAAAAGCGATTAGTGATCATGAATTAGAAATTACGTTAGAAAAAGCAACACCTTATTTTGATTACTTATTAGCGTTCCCTTCCTTTTTACCACAAAGACAAGATATTGCTGAAAAATATGGCAAAGATTATACAACAGCAAGTGATAAAGCGGTCTATAACGGACCATTTACTTTAACTGATTTTGATGGACCAGGAACAGATACAAGCTGGTCTTATACAAAAAATGAAAAATATTGGGATAAAGACACTGTTAAATTAGACAAAGTCGCAATCGATGTTGTAAAAGAAGCACCAACTTCATTGAACTTATTCCAAGATGGTCAAGCAGACGAAGTACCGCTTTCAGGTGAATTAGCACAACAAATGAAAAATGAACCAGACTATATTGTCTTAAAAGGTGCCTCAACGTTTTATCTTGAACCAAACCAAAGAGAAGCCGACTCACCTTATCGTAATGTGAATTTACGTAGAGCGTTATCTTATGCAATCGATCGTAAAGCGTTAGTTGAGCAAATTTTGGCTAACGGTTCTGCTATTCCGACAGGACTTGTGCCAGAAGGTTTAGCTGCTGATCCGAAAACAGATGAAGATTTTGCGAAAGAATCAGGGAACGAAATTGTTTACGATGTTGATAAAGCAAAAGAATCATGGAAGAAAGCAAAAGACGAATTAGGAATTTCTACATTATCAGTAGATTTGTTGATTGATGATACCGATAATGCTAAGAAAATGGCTGAATATCTTCAAGGTTCATTATCTGATACTTTAGAAGGCTTGAAAGTATCTGTTAGCCCAGTGCCATTCTCTGTTCGTTTGGATCGTTCTAACAAAGGCGATTTCCAAATTGCTGTTAGTGCTTGGGGCGCCGATTATGCTGATCCAAGTAGTTTCTTAGACTTATTTACAACGAATAATTCTTATAACAGAGGTCGCTACTCAAATCCTGAGTATGACAAACTAGTAGAAAGTGCTGCAACAACTAATGCAAATAATCCAGAAGCACGTTGGAAAGATATGTTAGATGCTGAAAAAATGATCACGGATGACATGGGTGTTATTCCATTGTATCAAAAAGCCGAAGCACACCTTCGCTCTGACAAAGTCAAAGATGTTGTGTATCACTCAACTGGTGCAAAATACGACTTTAAATGGGCTTATATCGAAGAATAA
- a CDS encoding sensor histidine kinase, with protein MIGKFRLYPKEDGFVAFIWLIFILIPIIAMFPYDNVDKQLALVLLGIFVVTYRNCLFNGKWFPFWMGLMYVISLFYTLYFGYIYLFIYPAWMIGFMPMKKKVFRYYYIALLCMLVPVPFALNQLPEYMTNELRITIFVYGFFICAAPFAGRSIRKQAQLRKQMYQSTQRMEYVIKQEERYRIARDLHDTLGQSLSIMTIKAELAGKLIVKDHELAKKEMTEVADTSRGTLQTVREIVSSMRYVLIVEEMITIEKNLRTAKIILSTEGEELTEGIPADIQNTVSYCLRECITNVIRHSKAGQCKICIKKTATDYLFIVEDDGRGMGQSIQGNGLTGLRERIESVDGELEFTQKNGTKVLFTVPVNKKEETIND; from the coding sequence ATGATTGGTAAATTTAGGTTGTATCCAAAAGAAGATGGTTTTGTAGCATTTATATGGTTGATTTTTATATTGATTCCGATTATTGCTATGTTTCCGTATGATAATGTTGATAAGCAGTTGGCATTGGTGCTGTTGGGTATTTTTGTGGTGACGTATCGAAATTGTTTGTTTAATGGGAAGTGGTTTCCGTTTTGGATGGGGTTGATGTATGTGATATCCCTGTTTTATACGCTGTACTTTGGTTATATCTATTTGTTCATCTATCCAGCGTGGATGATCGGTTTCATGCCAATGAAGAAAAAGGTATTTCGCTATTATTATATTGCCTTGTTATGTATGCTGGTGCCAGTTCCTTTTGCATTGAACCAATTGCCAGAATATATGACAAATGAGCTGCGAATCACGATTTTTGTCTATGGATTTTTTATCTGTGCCGCTCCTTTTGCGGGGCGTTCAATTCGTAAACAAGCGCAGCTACGTAAGCAGATGTATCAATCAACGCAACGAATGGAATATGTTATTAAACAAGAAGAACGCTATCGAATTGCCAGAGATTTGCATGATACTTTAGGACAATCCTTATCCATCATGACAATCAAAGCGGAACTTGCTGGAAAGCTTATAGTTAAAGATCATGAGCTAGCCAAAAAAGAAATGACGGAAGTGGCTGACACGTCAAGAGGGACCTTGCAGACGGTGCGGGAAATTGTTTCAAGTATGCGTTATGTTTTGATTGTTGAAGAAATGATCACGATCGAAAAAAATTTACGAACAGCAAAAATCATCTTATCCACAGAAGGAGAAGAATTAACAGAGGGGATTCCAGCTGATATTCAAAATACAGTGAGTTATTGCTTAAGAGAATGTATCACAAATGTGATTCGTCACAGTAAAGCGGGGCAGTGTAAAATTTGTATAAAAAAAACAGCAACGGATTATCTATTTATTGTTGAAGATGATGGCCGTGGAATGGGGCAATCAATACAGGGAAATGGCCTAACTGGACTAAGAGAACGAATTGAGAGTGTTGATGGAGAACTGGAATTTACGCAAAAAAATGGAACGAAGGTTTTATTCACAGTACCTGTGAATAAAAAAGAGGAGACAATCAATGATTAA